In Chloroflexota bacterium, the DNA window CTAGCCGACGGTATTTCGTTGGAAACACCAGATGATACAACAATACGCTTACATTGTGGCTCTTGTGTAAATAGATGCTCATGCATCTATTCTAATTCATCCGCCGCAAGCGGCGGGGTATCAGACCCTAAAAGAGAATGAGTTGACACGGGGTGGATGCCGGATTCTGGAACGGCGTCTTATATATGTACAGTGAGGTTTCCTCTTGGTACAATATCTCCCATGTGAAAGAGACGTGGAAGTCCAGAAAGGAGATGGTCAAAATGAGGAAGATGACTGAGGCAAACCTGAACAGTGCTTACGCCGGTGAGAGCATGGCCCACATGAGGTATAGTATCTTTGCCGACGTTGCAGAGGCAGAGGGCAAGCCCAATATCGCCAAGCTATTCCGCGCCATAT includes these proteins:
- a CDS encoding IS200/IS605 family transposase, which codes for MSIYLHKSHNVSVLLYHLVFPTKYRRL